The genome window CTGAATTCATACGCGACGCTGTTAGAAGTAAACTAAGCGAGATTTCCATTGTTGAGACGAAGGACATTCCAGAGGAGAGAGTTAGAGAAGAGATTGTTAAATACGTTAAGGAAAAGGGGAGGGCATACCCTTCTGACATAACAGCTGACCTAGGAATCCCCTACTTCACCGTTGTGGAAGCCATCCAAAAGCTGGTGCAGGAAGGTATCCTCGAACCCGCACGGGAGTAATGATGCCGATGGTCGAAAGAGAACCCGAAGACCGCGTTGAGGGAAGTGTGATTGTGGCGTTTTATCGAAAGAGAACCAAGGAAAGGCTTGTGCCCATGACAAAAACCAACCGCGAGATAATGGCAAAACTCTACGAGGGAACCTGCATCGTTGAAGTGCCCTTCAAAATCAAGGAAACATTAACAAACAAGTAGAGAACAAGGCCGTGAGCCACCAGCCGCTGAAGGGCGTTGATTTCCCGTTGCGAACGCATCCAAAAATGAAATACTTTCATTCTAAAAAGGCAGTGTCACCTATAGTTTCAGTGCTATTACTGATAGGCATTGCTTCAGCAGTTTCAATGATTCTCTTCGTGTTTGTCATGAATACCATTGGAACAGCGCAGCCTCCCCAGCCAACTCTGCGGGGGGAACTATCACTAGACGACTATAAGGTTACAGCAGGTAACGCGACTCTTTACGTAAGAAATGTAGGCGAAGCTAACGTGACCCT of Candidatus Bathyarchaeota archaeon contains these proteins:
- a CDS encoding helix-turn-helix transcriptional regulator translates to MKSVRKYKTVAIPIRLWKEISRVVEFTGMYNSEAEFIRDAVRSKLSEISIVETKDIPEERVREEIVKYVKEKGRAYPSDITADLGIPYFTVVEAIQKLVQEGILEPARE